In one window of Neisseria subflava DNA:
- a CDS encoding cation diffusion facilitator family transporter encodes MAHHHDHSHAHTHTANKQVLRISFFVIAGFMLVEAVGGWLTNSLALLSDAGHMFSDAFSLGVALWAFKLGEKQTTLQKTFGYKRFEILTAMFNGLSLVLIAAMIFYEAVKRLFYPPEILTGGMLVVSIIGLLVNIGVAVYMLKNGDTEENVNMRGAYLHVISDLFGSIGAIVAAVLMMAYGWQWADTVASVLVAALVGRSGWKLFKQTLHILMEGAPENIHTDELLSVIRNTEGVKSVHDLHVWTITSNIHVLSCHIVVDGSMTVAESEQIVYRIEHELAHHNIGHCTIQIESEQHPHKDEVLCSQEMHEHHNE; translated from the coding sequence ATGGCACATCATCACGATCATTCGCACGCGCATACGCATACCGCCAATAAGCAGGTATTGCGTATTTCCTTTTTCGTCATTGCAGGATTTATGCTGGTTGAGGCGGTCGGCGGCTGGCTGACCAACTCTTTGGCCCTGCTTTCCGATGCGGGGCATATGTTCAGCGATGCGTTTTCGCTGGGCGTGGCATTGTGGGCATTCAAACTTGGCGAGAAACAGACCACGCTGCAAAAAACATTTGGCTATAAGCGTTTTGAAATTTTGACAGCGATGTTTAACGGATTGTCGCTGGTGTTGATTGCGGCGATGATTTTTTATGAAGCAGTCAAACGATTGTTTTATCCGCCGGAAATTTTGACGGGCGGCATGTTGGTGGTCAGTATCATTGGATTGTTGGTCAATATCGGCGTGGCCGTTTATATGTTGAAGAATGGTGATACTGAAGAAAACGTCAATATGCGCGGCGCGTATCTGCATGTAATCAGCGATTTATTCGGCTCGATAGGGGCGATTGTCGCAGCGGTACTGATGATGGCGTATGGCTGGCAATGGGCGGATACGGTTGCCAGCGTATTGGTGGCGGCTTTGGTAGGGCGCAGTGGCTGGAAGCTGTTTAAACAGACTTTGCACATTTTGATGGAAGGTGCGCCGGAAAACATCCATACCGATGAGTTGCTCAGCGTTATCCGCAATACGGAGGGCGTAAAATCTGTTCACGACTTGCATGTTTGGACGATTACCAGCAATATCCACGTTTTGTCCTGCCATATTGTTGTCGATGGCAGTATGACGGTTGCAGAGTCCGAACAAATCGTCTATCGCATCGAACATGAATTGGCGCATCACAACATCGGGCATTGTACGATTCAGATTGAAAGTGAACAGCATCCGCATAAAGATGAAGTTTTGTGTTCGCAAGAAATGCACGAACATCATAATGAATAA
- a CDS encoding ferritin-like domain-containing protein — MYLNPYPLLEQALLSDNPDEKGRLTQALFAQLGEAEGLTIEESKPVDCRFAGHPSRPRLVAPSEVTPRKMNTIEGYAAMLHAIAHIEFNAINLALDAAYRFRNMPFQFVRDWVRVAKEEVFHFGLMRGRLNSLGYDYGDFEAHGHLWDMAYKTAYDPLLRMALVPRVLEARGLDVTPGIRAKVAQRGDMETCDVLDIIYRDEVGHVAIGNHWYQHLCRERGLEPVALFRSLIAHYDMFIFRGYVNIEARERAGFSRFELDMLEDFEKSLKQDKKAV; from the coding sequence ATGTATCTGAATCCTTATCCTTTATTGGAACAGGCTTTGCTGTCGGACAATCCGGATGAAAAGGGAAGATTGACGCAGGCCTTGTTTGCGCAGTTGGGCGAGGCGGAAGGTTTGACTATTGAGGAGTCAAAACCTGTGGATTGCCGTTTTGCCGGACATCCGTCCCGCCCGCGTTTGGTTGCGCCATCAGAAGTAACGCCGCGCAAGATGAATACGATCGAAGGCTATGCAGCCATGCTGCACGCGATTGCGCACATTGAATTTAATGCGATTAATCTGGCTTTAGATGCGGCGTATCGTTTTCGCAATATGCCGTTTCAGTTTGTACGCGATTGGGTAAGGGTGGCGAAAGAAGAAGTGTTTCACTTCGGCTTGATGCGTGGCCGTCTGAACAGCTTGGGCTACGATTACGGCGATTTTGAAGCGCACGGGCATTTATGGGATATGGCGTATAAAACTGCTTACGATCCCTTGTTGCGCATGGCTTTGGTGCCGCGGGTGTTAGAGGCGCGCGGTTTGGATGTCACGCCTGGTATTCGTGCAAAAGTGGCGCAACGTGGCGATATGGAAACCTGCGATGTACTGGATATTATTTATCGCGATGAAGTGGGGCATGTCGCCATCGGCAATCATTGGTATCAGCATCTTTGCCGTGAACGCGGTTTGGAACCGGTTGCCTTGTTCCGCAGCCTGATTGCGCATTACGATATGTTTATCTTCCGCGGCTACGTCAATATCGAAGCACGGGAACGCGCAGGATTCAGCCGTTTCGAGCTGGATATGTTGGAAGATTTTGAGAAAAGTTTGAAACAGGATAAAAAGGCCGTCTGA
- the lolA gene encoding outer membrane lipoprotein chaperone LolA gives MKTTRLFTLTAAALLSSAIGFAQAGAVDALKKFNNDADGISGNFSQTVHSKKKTQTTHGTFKILRPGLFKWEYTKPYKQTIVGDGKTIWLYDVDLAQVTKSSQDQTIGDSPAAILSNKTALDSSYTLKEDGSANGIDYVLATPKKNNAGYQYIRIGFKGDNLAAMQLKDSFGNQTSISFSGLNTKPNLSSGMFKFTPPKGVDVLSN, from the coding sequence ATGAAAACTACCCGACTGTTCACCCTGACCGCTGCCGCGCTGCTTTCTTCAGCCATCGGCTTTGCACAAGCCGGCGCAGTGGACGCCCTGAAAAAATTCAATAATGACGCCGACGGTATCAGCGGCAACTTCAGCCAAACCGTTCACAGCAAAAAGAAAACCCAAACCACACACGGTACATTCAAAATCCTGCGCCCGGGCTTGTTCAAATGGGAATACACCAAACCCTACAAACAAACCATTGTTGGCGACGGCAAAACCATTTGGCTCTATGACGTAGATTTGGCGCAAGTAACCAAGTCCTCACAAGACCAAACCATCGGCGACAGCCCTGCCGCCATCCTCTCCAACAAAACCGCATTGGACAGCAGCTACACGCTGAAAGAAGACGGTTCTGCCAACGGTATCGACTACGTTTTGGCTACGCCTAAGAAAAACAACGCCGGCTATCAATACATCCGCATCGGCTTCAAAGGCGACAACCTCGCCGCCATGCAGTTGAAAGACAGCTTCGGCAACCAAACCAGCATCAGCTTCAGCGGTTTGAACACCAAGCCTAACCTTTCCAGCGGTATGTTCAAATTCACGCCTCCTAAAGGCGTTGATGTTTTGAGCAACTAA
- the glmM gene encoding phosphoglucosamine mutase yields MAKKYFGTDGVRGEVGQFPINPDFVLKLGYAAGQVLVQHEGEIKPTVLIGKDTRISGYMLEAALIAGFTAAGVNVIQTGPLPTPGVAYLTRALRLSAGVMISASHNVYSDNGIKFFAEGGVKLSDEIELEIEAKIDEEMKTQPSGRLGRARRINGADDRYIEFCKSTFPSHLDLRGLKLVVDTANGAGYAVAPKVFHELGAQVVSIGDEPNGYNINEKCGATHPKALQAAVLQNEADYGIALDGDGDRLMMVDRNGKVYDGDSLIYVIAKARAHEGVEIGGVVGTVMTNMAMEIALKEQGVDFCRAKVGDRYVLEQLHQRGWLIGGEASGHILCMDKHNTGDGIISALQVLAALQTLNQDLATVCADWQPYPQTMINVRIKKGQNWQDASKEALAEVEKELEGKGRVVLRASGTEPVVRVMVEAKQADWAKKGAEKIAAAIQGQK; encoded by the coding sequence ATGGCAAAAAAATATTTCGGTACTGACGGTGTACGCGGCGAAGTCGGTCAATTCCCTATCAATCCTGATTTTGTCTTGAAATTGGGTTATGCGGCAGGTCAGGTTTTGGTACAGCACGAAGGTGAAATTAAACCGACCGTTTTAATCGGTAAAGACACGCGTATTTCAGGCTATATGCTGGAAGCCGCTCTGATTGCCGGCTTTACTGCCGCCGGTGTCAATGTTATTCAAACCGGCCCTTTGCCAACCCCGGGCGTAGCGTATCTGACCCGTGCTTTACGTTTGTCTGCCGGTGTGATGATTTCTGCTTCCCATAACGTTTATTCCGACAACGGCATTAAATTCTTTGCCGAAGGCGGTGTGAAGTTGAGCGATGAAATCGAGTTGGAAATTGAAGCCAAAATCGATGAAGAAATGAAAACCCAGCCGTCCGGCCGTTTGGGCCGTGCACGCCGGATTAATGGTGCGGATGACCGCTATATCGAGTTTTGTAAATCCACTTTCCCAAGTCATTTGGACTTGCGCGGTCTGAAATTGGTGGTCGATACCGCCAATGGTGCAGGCTATGCAGTTGCGCCTAAAGTATTCCACGAATTAGGCGCGCAAGTGGTCAGCATCGGTGATGAGCCAAACGGCTATAACATTAATGAGAAATGTGGTGCGACCCATCCGAAAGCTTTGCAAGCGGCTGTGTTGCAAAATGAAGCCGATTACGGCATTGCCTTGGATGGCGATGGCGACCGTTTGATGATGGTTGATCGCAATGGCAAAGTGTATGACGGCGACAGCCTGATTTATGTGATTGCCAAAGCGCGCGCGCACGAAGGCGTGGAAATCGGCGGCGTGGTGGGTACAGTGATGACCAATATGGCGATGGAAATTGCTTTGAAAGAGCAGGGCGTTGATTTCTGCCGCGCCAAAGTGGGCGACCGCTATGTGTTGGAACAGCTCCACCAACGCGGTTGGCTGATTGGCGGTGAAGCCAGCGGCCATATTTTGTGCATGGACAAACACAATACCGGCGACGGCATCATTTCCGCGCTGCAAGTTTTGGCGGCATTGCAAACCTTGAATCAAGACCTTGCCACCGTCTGCGCCGATTGGCAGCCGTATCCGCAAACCATGATTAACGTCCGCATCAAAAAAGGCCAAAACTGGCAGGACGCTTCCAAAGAGGCTTTGGCTGAAGTGGAAAAAGAACTCGAAGGCAAAGGCCGTGTGGTCTTGCGTGCATCCGGTACCGAGCCTGTCGTGCGTGTGATGGTGGAAGCCAAGCAGGCAGACTGGGCGAAAAAAGGCGCAGAAAAAATTGCCGCTGCCATTCAAGGTCAAAAGTAA
- a CDS encoding c-type cytochrome produces the protein MKQLRDHKAQGSALFTLVSGIVIVIAVIFFLIKLAGSGSFGDVNETTEAATQTRIQPVGQLKLGDGIPVGERQGDQIFNKICIQCHAADSIVPNAPKFENKGDWAPRIAQGFDTLFQHALNGFNAMPAKGGAADLTDQELKRVITYMANKAGGTFPDPDAAAPADAAASGEAASAPAADAAAPADAPKADAAKAEDKGAAASGVDGKKVYEASCQACHGGAVPGVPHVGKKEDWAPRIKQGKDTLHKHAIEGFNAMPAKGGNGSLSDDEVKAAVDYMANQSGAKF, from the coding sequence ATGAAACAACTCCGCGACCACAAAGCCCAAGGCTCTGCATTGTTCACCCTTGTGAGCGGTATCGTTATTGTTATTGCAGTGATTTTCTTCCTGATCAAATTGGCAGGAAGCGGTTCATTCGGCGATGTTAACGAAACAACCGAAGCTGCGACTCAAACCCGTATCCAGCCAGTCGGCCAACTCAAACTGGGCGACGGCATCCCTGTCGGCGAACGTCAAGGCGACCAGATTTTCAACAAAATCTGTATCCAATGTCACGCGGCGGACAGCATTGTTCCTAACGCGCCTAAATTTGAAAACAAAGGCGATTGGGCTCCTCGTATCGCCCAAGGTTTTGATACCTTGTTCCAACACGCTTTGAACGGTTTCAACGCAATGCCTGCCAAAGGTGGTGCGGCTGATTTGACCGACCAAGAATTGAAACGCGTGATTACTTATATGGCCAACAAAGCCGGCGGTACTTTCCCTGATCCTGATGCTGCGGCCCCTGCCGATGCCGCTGCTTCCGGTGAAGCTGCTTCAGCTCCAGCGGCTGATGCTGCGGCTCCTGCCGATGCTCCTAAAGCAGATGCTGCCAAAGCTGAAGACAAAGGCGCAGCTGCCAGTGGTGTAGACGGTAAAAAAGTTTACGAAGCCAGCTGCCAAGCATGTCACGGCGGTGCGGTTCCCGGTGTTCCTCATGTAGGTAAAAAAGAAGACTGGGCTCCTCGTATCAAACAAGGTAAAGATACCCTGCACAAACATGCAATCGAAGGCTTTAACGCCATGCCTGCCAAAGGCGGTAACGGCAGCCTGAGCGACGATGAAGTGAAAGCTGCAGTTGATTACATGGCTAATCAATCTGGTGCTAAATTCTAA
- a CDS encoding aromatic amino acid transaminase: MYRHVEYYPGDPILSLVETFKRDERPEKVNLSIGIYFDDEGKMPVLESVRRAAAERAAVPRPSPYLPMEGLDTYRSAVQRLLFGKDNPALAEGRVATVQTLGGSGALKVGADFLHRWFPDVKAYVSDPTWDNHKGIFEGAGFEVGTYPYYNPETVGVKFEEMTAFFKTLPENSVLILHPCCQNPTGVDMSQAQWDEVLDIIKTHKLIPFMDIAYQGFGEDLDSDAYAIRKAVEMGLPLFVSNSFSKNLSLYGERVGGLSVVCPNKEEAELVFGQLKFTVRRIYSSPAAHGAYIASDVMNSDDLRALWENEVYAMRDRIRAMRQKLYDVLTAKIPNRDFSYFIKQRGMFSYTGLTVEQVHRLRDEFAVYLLDSGRMCVAGLNASNIDYVAEAFAKVLQ; encoded by the coding sequence ATGTACCGTCATGTCGAGTATTATCCGGGCGACCCGATTTTGAGTTTGGTTGAAACCTTCAAACGCGACGAGCGTCCTGAAAAAGTCAATTTGAGCATAGGCATTTATTTTGATGACGAAGGCAAAATGCCGGTTTTGGAATCTGTCCGCCGGGCAGCAGCAGAGCGTGCGGCCGTACCGCGCCCCTCTCCTTATCTGCCGATGGAAGGTTTGGACACTTATCGAAGCGCGGTTCAGCGTTTGTTGTTTGGCAAGGATAATCCGGCATTGGCAGAAGGGCGTGTTGCGACCGTACAGACTTTAGGCGGCTCGGGGGCGTTGAAAGTCGGTGCCGACTTTTTGCACCGTTGGTTCCCCGATGTAAAAGCCTATGTCAGCGATCCGACTTGGGATAACCATAAAGGCATTTTTGAAGGCGCCGGTTTTGAAGTGGGGACGTATCCTTATTACAACCCTGAAACCGTCGGCGTAAAATTTGAAGAAATGACAGCGTTTTTCAAAACATTGCCGGAAAACAGCGTCTTGATTTTGCATCCATGCTGTCAAAACCCGACCGGCGTAGATATGTCGCAAGCGCAATGGGATGAGGTGTTGGACATCATCAAAACGCACAAGCTGATTCCGTTTATGGATATTGCCTATCAAGGTTTCGGCGAGGATTTGGACAGCGATGCGTATGCAATCCGTAAAGCCGTCGAAATGGGTCTGCCTTTGTTTGTCAGCAACTCTTTCTCGAAAAATCTGTCGCTGTACGGCGAGCGCGTCGGCGGTTTGAGCGTAGTATGCCCCAATAAGGAAGAAGCAGAGCTGGTGTTCGGACAGTTGAAATTTACTGTCCGCCGCATTTATTCCAGCCCTGCCGCGCATGGTGCATATATTGCGTCTGATGTGATGAACAGTGATGATTTGCGCGCTTTGTGGGAAAATGAGGTTTACGCCATGCGCGACCGCATCCGTGCCATGCGTCAGAAACTTTATGATGTTTTGACGGCAAAAATCCCCAATCGCGATTTCAGCTATTTCATCAAACAGCGCGGTATGTTCAGCTATACAGGCCTGACCGTAGAGCAGGTACACCGCCTGCGTGACGAGTTTGCCGTTTATCTGCTGGATTCGGGCAGGATGTGTGTGGCCGGTTTGAATGCATCGAATATCGATTATGTGGCCGAGGCATTCGCCAAAGTGTTGCAATAG
- a CDS encoding FadR/GntR family transcriptional regulator, with translation MTKLVRPQKISDQVLAVLEERIATGIYEEGSKLPPERTLAEEFGVSRPSVRVALNILIAKQVLEARQGDGYYVSVKPQQDFLQSWQELLGKHTNWETDVFDFSCHVEGCMAALAAERRTDADLKRIDFWRQKFETACESGNLEHQAEADVSFHQTIADAAHNILFSHLSSSLLKMLYQQTRSGIIYIHQTEDPRPTLIAQHRAIFEAVAQAKPTEAAKAAKLHLNYVARRILQDREYQSRSEHADVLAQNDLKRVDW, from the coding sequence ATGACGAAATTGGTTCGTCCGCAAAAAATCAGCGATCAGGTTTTAGCCGTTTTGGAAGAACGTATCGCTACCGGCATTTATGAAGAAGGCAGTAAATTGCCTCCCGAACGTACGCTTGCGGAAGAATTCGGCGTATCGCGTCCGTCGGTCAGGGTGGCATTGAATATCTTGATTGCCAAGCAGGTTTTGGAAGCGCGGCAGGGCGATGGCTATTATGTTTCCGTCAAGCCGCAGCAGGATTTTTTACAAAGCTGGCAGGAGTTGCTCGGCAAACATACCAATTGGGAAACAGACGTATTCGATTTCAGCTGTCACGTTGAAGGCTGTATGGCGGCGCTGGCTGCCGAAAGACGGACTGACGCCGATTTGAAACGCATTGACTTCTGGCGGCAGAAGTTCGAGACGGCCTGCGAAAGCGGAAACTTGGAGCATCAAGCCGAGGCAGACGTCAGCTTCCATCAAACCATTGCCGATGCCGCACACAATATCCTATTCAGTCATCTTTCCAGCAGCCTGCTCAAAATGCTTTATCAGCAAACACGCAGCGGCATTATCTATATCCATCAAACCGAAGACCCGCGCCCGACATTGATTGCCCAGCACCGCGCTATTTTTGAAGCCGTTGCCCAGGCTAAGCCGACGGAGGCTGCAAAAGCGGCCAAGCTGCACTTGAATTATGTCGCCCGCCGCATTTTGCAGGACAGGGAATATCAAAGCCGCAGCGAGCATGCGGATGTATTGGCGCAAAATGATTTGAAACGGGTAGATTGGTAG
- a CDS encoding TonB-dependent copper receptor: MKYPPLLILPIVLAVSQAWADTDPVPEETVTLSPVTVTGTQQEKANRVTFNPKAALQPLPAGDGADLLQSVPNMSIIRKGGSSGDPLFRGLGGSRLSVNADDQFIYGGCGMRMDPPTAYIHPNSFDQVVVTKGPQTVTQGMGLVSGSVQFIRKDPDFTEKPYNINATLTAGSNDRLDGSLEAEFGGKYGYVRTNISHNEADDYKDGDGNRIHSNFKRDSQMLQLGVTPTENTTIAGTYERSRAKVAYADRMMDGSKFDRDAWNIRFTQRNLTPWFSELELRYGKSEIDHVMDTYSLRTIYDRAGKQIKNANNPKRNTDTGRLKATFDWDKLNLQTGLDYLDDVHVARMERGGDGYSHKPYMPNQSFKQWGIFTEASWQQTDNQRWVAGLRHDQVKAHYDTARVTDPVLKHQKFNLNSGFLRWERNTDNGLKYYAGFGIAERAPDYWERLQSENKAIRAEQNRQIDAGVIWKRPNLHASVSVFGSDIKDFIMMERQGMNFGVRNINASRFGGEAEVKWTFAPNWEVGTSLAYTHGKNRTDGKPLAQTPPLEWNNTLAFDNGKFSAGALWRVVAKQNRYSKGQGNIVGQDIGASSGFGVLSLNAGWKFSKYATLQGGVDNVFNKTYAEFVSRGGDPSAGTQTMRVNEPGRTAWLRLQAKF, translated from the coding sequence ATGAAATACCCACCATTACTTATCTTGCCTATCGTCTTAGCCGTATCTCAAGCATGGGCAGATACTGACCCTGTACCTGAAGAAACAGTTACCCTTTCCCCTGTCACCGTTACCGGCACACAACAAGAAAAAGCCAACCGCGTTACTTTCAACCCCAAAGCTGCTTTGCAACCCCTCCCTGCCGGTGACGGGGCAGACCTTTTACAATCCGTGCCTAATATGAGCATCATCCGCAAAGGCGGCAGCTCGGGCGATCCGCTGTTCCGTGGCTTGGGTGGCTCGCGCCTCTCCGTCAATGCCGACGACCAGTTTATTTATGGCGGTTGCGGTATGCGCATGGATCCGCCAACTGCCTATATCCACCCAAATTCATTTGATCAAGTCGTGGTCACCAAAGGCCCGCAAACCGTTACCCAAGGTATGGGCTTGGTTAGCGGCTCGGTGCAATTTATCCGTAAAGATCCTGATTTCACTGAAAAACCTTATAACATTAACGCCACCCTGACAGCAGGCAGCAATGACCGCCTTGACGGCTCGCTGGAAGCTGAGTTCGGCGGCAAATACGGCTATGTCCGTACCAATATCTCCCATAACGAAGCCGACGATTACAAAGACGGCGACGGCAATCGCATTCATTCCAACTTCAAACGCGACAGCCAAATGTTGCAACTGGGTGTTACCCCGACAGAAAACACCACCATTGCCGGTACATACGAGCGCAGCAGGGCCAAGGTTGCCTACGCCGACCGCATGATGGACGGCAGCAAATTCGACCGTGATGCGTGGAACATCCGTTTTACCCAACGCAACCTTACCCCATGGTTCAGCGAGTTGGAACTGCGCTACGGTAAAAGCGAAATCGACCACGTGATGGACACATACAGCCTGCGTACCATCTACGACCGTGCCGGCAAGCAGATTAAAAATGCCAACAACCCTAAACGCAATACCGATACAGGCCGTCTGAAAGCCACTTTCGACTGGGACAAGCTCAACCTGCAAACCGGTTTGGACTATCTGGACGACGTCCACGTCGCACGCATGGAGCGTGGCGGCGACGGCTACAGCCACAAGCCTTACATGCCCAACCAAAGTTTCAAACAATGGGGCATTTTCACCGAAGCCTCTTGGCAGCAAACCGACAATCAACGCTGGGTAGCAGGTTTGCGCCATGACCAAGTCAAAGCACATTACGATACCGCGCGCGTGACCGACCCCGTTTTGAAACATCAAAAATTCAATTTGAACTCAGGCTTCCTGCGCTGGGAAAGAAATACGGACAACGGCCTGAAATACTATGCCGGCTTCGGTATTGCCGAACGCGCACCTGACTACTGGGAACGCCTGCAGTCTGAAAACAAAGCCATCCGCGCAGAGCAAAACCGCCAAATCGATGCAGGTGTAATCTGGAAACGTCCTAACCTCCACGCTTCCGTATCCGTATTCGGCAGCGACATCAAAGACTTCATCATGATGGAGCGCCAAGGCATGAATTTCGGCGTGCGCAACATCAACGCTTCACGCTTTGGCGGCGAAGCCGAAGTCAAATGGACATTTGCGCCTAACTGGGAAGTCGGCACCAGCCTCGCCTACACCCACGGCAAAAACCGTACCGACGGCAAACCTTTGGCACAAACGCCGCCGCTCGAGTGGAACAATACCCTCGCCTTTGACAACGGCAAATTCAGCGCGGGCGCATTATGGCGCGTCGTGGCCAAACAAAACCGTTACAGTAAAGGCCAAGGCAATATCGTCGGCCAAGACATCGGCGCTTCTTCGGGCTTTGGCGTACTCTCGCTCAACGCCGGTTGGAAATTCAGCAAATACGCCACATTGCAAGGCGGCGTGGACAAC